Proteins encoded within one genomic window of Thiomonas sp. FB-Cd:
- a CDS encoding DNA-binding protein, whose protein sequence is MAITAEQIWAAADALDAAGQSPTLAAVRKAVGGGSFTTISEAMAQWRTRKADKSTPLREPAPPLVMERLAEVGADIWAAALDLANARLNSEREALEAARAELEASRLEAAQLADQLTVEVEDAKTRLEALTALESALQTQLGEIKQALAAEKAASKVLSKDLDQARDAAATAREQGIKVREELAEMRGKLQTLQQQNAELLERLPTAGK, encoded by the coding sequence ATGGCCATCACCGCCGAACAAATCTGGGCCGCCGCCGACGCCCTCGACGCCGCAGGCCAGTCGCCGACCCTCGCCGCCGTGCGCAAGGCCGTCGGCGGCGGCAGCTTCACGACTATCAGCGAGGCCATGGCCCAGTGGCGCACGCGCAAGGCCGACAAGTCCACGCCGTTGCGCGAGCCCGCCCCACCCTTGGTGATGGAGCGCCTGGCCGAGGTCGGTGCCGACATATGGGCCGCAGCGCTCGACCTGGCTAACGCGCGCCTGAACAGCGAGCGCGAAGCGCTGGAGGCCGCGCGTGCCGAGCTCGAAGCAAGTCGCTTGGAAGCCGCTCAGTTGGCCGATCAGCTCACGGTTGAGGTGGAGGATGCCAAAACCCGCCTGGAGGCCCTCACGGCCTTGGAAAGCGCCCTGCAAACTCAGCTCGGCGAGATCAAGCAGGCCCTGGCCGCCGAGAAAGCCGCCAGCAAGGTGTTGAGCAAAGACCTCGACCAGGCGCGCGACGCCGCGGCCACTGCGCGTGAGCAGGGCATCAAGGTTCGCGAAGAACTAGCGGAGATGCGCGGCAAGCTGCAGACGTTGCAGCAACAGAACGCCGAGCTGCTCGAGCGTCTGCCCACGGCCGGCAAGTAG
- a CDS encoding GIY-YIG nuclease family protein, whose product MEGFAEFEFDLPRALKAELIGLLDGMETGPLQQDVTSEVPEAQGVYQLFYGNTLVYVGKTDAEAGLRTRLSRHARKILHRPTLTGAVSFKAVRIMVFTAMDLETQLIKHYRETANGAAAWNGSGFGSNDPGRQRETTNKSPEGFDAQHPINIDLPAQLIPPGTKTAAAALAELKVALPYTLRYETLRNAQGRAQRGQPHADLLTANVTIPEGSQTVRGLMRIIRTALGTEWQATAFVSHVILYKEQHSYQYGEVII is encoded by the coding sequence ATGGAAGGCTTCGCCGAATTCGAGTTCGATTTGCCCCGCGCTTTGAAGGCCGAGCTCATCGGACTACTCGACGGGATGGAAACGGGCCCTCTTCAACAGGATGTCACGTCGGAAGTACCTGAAGCACAGGGCGTCTATCAGCTCTTCTATGGCAACACCTTGGTGTACGTTGGCAAAACCGACGCGGAAGCCGGGCTTCGCACACGGCTATCTCGCCATGCGCGAAAGATCCTGCACCGCCCGACACTGACGGGCGCTGTCAGCTTCAAGGCTGTACGAATCATGGTTTTCACGGCCATGGACCTGGAAACGCAGCTCATCAAGCACTATCGCGAGACTGCGAACGGGGCGGCCGCTTGGAACGGAAGCGGGTTCGGCTCTAACGACCCTGGTCGCCAACGCGAGACCACCAACAAGAGCCCCGAGGGCTTCGACGCGCAACACCCGATAAATATCGACCTTCCTGCGCAACTGATCCCACCTGGCACAAAGACCGCAGCGGCGGCACTGGCTGAGCTCAAGGTCGCGCTGCCTTACACGCTGCGCTATGAAACCCTGCGGAATGCTCAGGGTCGCGCGCAGCGCGGGCAACCTCATGCCGATCTGCTGACAGCGAACGTAACCATCCCAGAGGGCTCGCAAACAGTGCGGGGACTGATGCGAATCATCCGCACGGCGCTGGGCACCGAGTGGCAGGCGACCGCCTTTGTGAGCCATGTCATCCTCTACAAGGAACAGCATTCCTACCAGTACGGCGAAGTCATCATCTAA
- the parA gene encoding ParA family partition ATPase gives MSMRVIALMNEKGGSGKSTLAINIATALHRRGDQRVVLVDADPQGTARDWRAASPEGKELPPVVALDRPQMLASLPTLAADIAVIDTPAKAEAMAAAVVRIANVALVVIQPSGADVWASAATVKLIKSKLDVGGHIDAAFLVNRASSSTRLSKLIQGGEWNEYGFDQLDTMVGNRTAFAQALTDGVSVYDLADGQAKAEIDFVIQELEGAGWL, from the coding sequence ATGAGTATGCGCGTCATTGCGTTAATGAACGAGAAGGGTGGTTCTGGAAAGTCGACCCTGGCTATCAACATAGCCACCGCTTTGCATCGCCGCGGCGACCAGCGTGTTGTCTTGGTAGATGCGGACCCGCAAGGAACGGCACGCGATTGGCGTGCGGCTTCGCCCGAAGGCAAAGAACTTCCGCCCGTCGTTGCCCTAGACCGTCCGCAGATGCTGGCGTCTTTGCCAACGCTGGCAGCGGACATTGCCGTGATCGACACTCCTGCGAAGGCCGAAGCGATGGCAGCGGCGGTTGTGCGGATCGCTAACGTCGCATTGGTCGTGATCCAGCCAAGCGGAGCCGATGTGTGGGCGTCTGCCGCCACGGTGAAACTCATCAAGTCCAAGCTCGACGTTGGCGGGCATATTGACGCTGCGTTTCTGGTCAATCGAGCGAGCTCGAGTACCAGGCTCTCGAAGCTAATCCAGGGTGGCGAGTGGAACGAATACGGCTTTGATCAACTTGACACCATGGTTGGAAACCGCACGGCGTTTGCCCAGGCGCTGACGGATGGCGTTTCTGTGTATGACCTGGCAGACGGCCAGGCCAAAGCCGAGATTGATTTCGTGATCCAGGAGCTGGAGGGGGCAGGATGGCTCTAA
- a CDS encoding very short patch repair endonuclease produces the protein MDTVSRQRRSEIMGRVRSKDTGPELIVRRLVHAMGFRYRLHGKDLPGRPDLVFRRRGKVIFVHGCFWHRHDGCVLARLPKSRTDFWLPKLEANKERDERNRRDLKRSGWKVLTVWECQLSRVELLRKKIRRFLDA, from the coding sequence GTGGATACCGTCAGCAGGCAACGGCGCTCCGAGATCATGGGGCGCGTCCGATCGAAGGACACGGGCCCCGAGCTCATCGTACGACGGCTGGTACATGCGATGGGCTTCCGCTACCGCCTGCATGGCAAAGATCTACCTGGACGGCCAGATCTGGTGTTCCGCCGCCGAGGCAAGGTCATCTTCGTACACGGCTGCTTCTGGCATCGACACGACGGCTGCGTGCTAGCGCGGCTGCCGAAGTCACGGACGGACTTTTGGCTCCCAAAGCTCGAAGCGAACAAGGAACGAGATGAGCGGAACAGGCGAGATCTGAAGCGATCTGGCTGGAAGGTTTTGACGGTGTGGGAATGTCAGCTCAGCCGGGTCGAGCTGTTACGAAAAAAGATCAGGAGATTTCTCGATGCGTAG
- a CDS encoding cupin domain-containing protein translates to MEMESRIFSVTEYIRPSDGEPIRSVVLETKDSAVVVWHAHPGQEITAHVHPDGQDTWTVISGEAEYYQGGGKVAHLKAGDIAIAKPGQVHGALNTSPVPFVFVSVVASGNAGFALAEK, encoded by the coding sequence ATGGAAATGGAATCAAGAATATTTTCGGTAACAGAATATATTCGTCCGTCTGACGGCGAACCAATTCGTTCAGTGGTTCTGGAAACCAAGGACTCAGCAGTTGTTGTTTGGCATGCCCATCCTGGGCAAGAAATAACCGCTCATGTTCACCCGGACGGCCAAGATACTTGGACGGTTATCTCTGGAGAGGCTGAGTATTACCAAGGAGGCGGCAAAGTCGCTCATCTAAAGGCTGGAGATATTGCCATAGCAAAACCTGGCCAAGTGCATGGCGCTCTAAATACTAGTCCAGTGCCGTTTGTATTTGTCTCAGTGGTTGCATCTGGCAACGCGGGTTTTGCGTTGGCTGAAAAATAG
- a CDS encoding ribbon-helix-helix domain-containing protein, with protein MVAKRGRKPAGKPRAARASASLPPEIYSTLQDIAKQKKVSVAWVIRDAAEKYIADQWPLFNAGQGG; from the coding sequence ATGGTCGCCAAACGTGGACGTAAGCCGGCTGGCAAGCCCCGCGCTGCGCGGGCGTCGGCAAGCCTGCCACCCGAGATTTACAGCACCCTGCAGGACATCGCGAAGCAAAAGAAGGTCTCTGTGGCGTGGGTCATTCGCGATGCAGCCGAGAAGTACATCGCTGACCAGTGGCCTTTGTTCAATGCGGGGCAGGGTGGATGA
- a CDS encoding type II toxin-antitoxin system RelE/ParE family toxin: protein MAWEVEYTDEFEEWWGSLDEEEQASVAASVRLLEERGPNLRFPHSSGIEGSRHGHMRELRTQHEGRPYRTLYAFDPRRTAILLIGGEKTGNDDWYKEFVPKADDLYDEHQEELKTEQEGDA from the coding sequence ATGGCATGGGAAGTAGAGTACACCGACGAATTTGAGGAGTGGTGGGGATCGCTCGATGAAGAGGAGCAAGCCTCGGTCGCGGCGTCGGTTCGGTTGCTCGAAGAGCGGGGTCCTAACCTGCGGTTCCCCCATAGCAGTGGCATCGAGGGCTCGAGACATGGACACATGCGGGAGCTGAGGACTCAGCACGAAGGGCGACCCTACAGGACGCTCTACGCCTTCGATCCACGCAGGACGGCCATCCTTCTGATCGGAGGGGAGAAAACCGGCAACGATGATTGGTACAAGGAGTTCGTTCCGAAGGCCGACGACCTGTACGACGAACACCAGGAAGAATTGAAGACAGAGCAAGAAGGGGACGCTTGA
- a CDS encoding type II toxin-antitoxin system mRNA interferase toxin, RelE/StbE family — translation MRVVWTPEAQQDRADVWDYIAADNPRAAARMDEIFSDAAARLIQHPMLGKPGKIPGTRELIPHESYRLVYQIDGETVWILTLVHTARLWPPVRD, via the coding sequence GTGAGGGTTGTTTGGACGCCCGAAGCGCAGCAAGACCGTGCCGATGTGTGGGACTACATCGCAGCCGACAATCCGCGCGCGGCGGCCCGGATGGATGAGATTTTCAGCGACGCGGCCGCCCGCTTGATCCAGCACCCCATGCTGGGCAAGCCGGGAAAGATTCCCGGGACCCGCGAGTTGATCCCGCACGAAAGCTATCGCCTGGTGTATCAGATCGACGGCGAAACGGTGTGGATACTGACGCTGGTTCATACTGCCCGCCTGTGGCCGCCTGTGCGCGATTAA
- a CDS encoding tyrosine-type recombinase/integrase, producing MAPLAESFALFAPTPDAGRRCVEFFTVNIRNPHTRKAYARAASDFAAWCALRGIRDVRQVQPVHVAAYIEGLQVAAPSVKQRLAALRMLFDWLVIGQVLPVNPAASVRGPRHSVKKGKTPVLLADEARQLLDSIDVSTPIGLRDRALIALMVYTFARVGAVVKMRREDVYDQGRRSWVRLHEKGGKQHEMPCHHKLEEFLHAYIGGAGIVGDKGWLFRSALGRSGALSERPLSQSDVYRMIWRRAEDAGIQTRIGCHSFRATGITEYLRNGGRLEIAQQMAGHESARTTGLYDRRGDQVSLDEIERIVI from the coding sequence ATGGCCCCGCTCGCCGAGTCGTTCGCGTTGTTCGCGCCGACGCCGGATGCCGGACGGCGCTGCGTCGAGTTTTTCACGGTCAACATTCGCAACCCGCACACGCGTAAGGCCTACGCCCGCGCGGCTTCGGACTTTGCCGCCTGGTGTGCGTTGCGCGGCATCCGCGACGTGCGTCAGGTGCAGCCCGTGCATGTGGCCGCCTACATCGAGGGGCTGCAGGTGGCCGCGCCTTCGGTCAAGCAGCGCCTGGCGGCGCTGCGCATGCTCTTCGACTGGCTCGTGATCGGCCAGGTGCTGCCGGTGAATCCGGCGGCTTCCGTGCGCGGTCCGCGGCACTCCGTGAAGAAGGGCAAGACCCCGGTGCTTTTGGCCGACGAGGCGCGGCAACTGCTCGATTCGATTGACGTGTCCACGCCCATCGGGCTGCGCGACCGCGCGCTCATCGCCCTCATGGTCTACACCTTCGCGCGCGTGGGCGCCGTGGTGAAGATGCGCCGCGAGGACGTCTATGACCAGGGGCGCCGCTCATGGGTCCGCCTGCACGAGAAGGGAGGCAAGCAGCACGAGATGCCTTGTCACCACAAGCTCGAGGAGTTCTTGCACGCGTACATCGGGGGCGCGGGGATCGTGGGGGACAAGGGGTGGCTGTTCCGCTCGGCGCTCGGGCGCTCAGGGGCGCTCTCCGAGCGACCTCTGAGTCAGTCCGACGTGTACCGCATGATCTGGCGTCGGGCCGAAGATGCGGGCATCCAGACCCGGATCGGCTGCCACAGCTTCCGCGCGACGGGCATCACTGAGTACCTGCGCAACGGCGGGCGGCTGGAGATCGCGCAGCAGATGGCGGGCCACGAGTCCGCGCGCACCACGGGCCTCTACGATCGGCGCGGCGACCAGGTCAGCCTCGATGAGATCGAGCGGATCGTGATCTGA
- a CDS encoding XRE family transcriptional regulator, translated as MAKKFAALRAAMSPRARELAEAKAQKMLAEMPLYELRQARGLSQKMLAEVLHVQQPAIAKMEKRTDMYISTLRSHIEAMGGQLEITARFPEGSVRIGNFSESGKVSAS; from the coding sequence ATGGCGAAGAAGTTCGCAGCACTGCGTGCAGCGATGTCGCCGCGCGCACGGGAACTGGCAGAGGCGAAGGCACAGAAGATGCTCGCCGAGATGCCGCTTTATGAGCTTCGGCAGGCACGTGGTCTATCGCAAAAGATGCTCGCCGAGGTTCTGCACGTGCAGCAGCCCGCGATTGCAAAGATGGAGAAGCGCACGGATATGTACATCTCGACGCTTCGCAGCCACATCGAAGCGATGGGTGGCCAGCTGGAGATCACTGCACGCTTTCCCGAGGGGAGCGTGCGCATTGGGAACTTTTCCGAAAGCGGGAAGGTATCAGCCTCATAG
- a CDS encoding chlorite dismutase family protein has product MDTRLFAFVGADIGPWRIVRAETRVGEPLPEAKRLNVVSASELQSETNAPWILRGITSNERYVMRAEKNEIVAKQQGLARPEATCGALIPIRKNAAWWELTQDERRSVFEQSKHVQIGLQYLPAVARKLHHCRDLSENEPFDFLNWFEYAPIHEVEFNRLLSELRASEEWKYVDREVDIRLTQAQV; this is encoded by the coding sequence ATGGATACACGATTATTTGCTTTCGTCGGCGCAGACATTGGCCCTTGGCGGATTGTCAGGGCCGAAACGAGAGTTGGCGAGCCCCTGCCTGAAGCCAAAAGGCTCAACGTCGTATCCGCTTCAGAGTTGCAGTCTGAAACCAATGCACCCTGGATACTTCGTGGAATAACCAGCAATGAACGATATGTCATGCGCGCAGAGAAGAATGAAATTGTAGCGAAGCAGCAAGGTCTGGCGCGCCCAGAAGCAACGTGCGGTGCGCTAATACCGATCCGGAAGAACGCAGCTTGGTGGGAGCTCACGCAAGACGAACGCCGGAGCGTTTTCGAACAGTCGAAGCACGTCCAAATCGGGCTTCAGTATTTGCCTGCAGTAGCGCGCAAGCTCCACCACTGCCGCGACCTCTCAGAGAATGAACCGTTCGATTTTCTGAATTGGTTCGAATACGCGCCAATTCATGAGGTTGAGTTCAACAGGCTGCTTTCCGAACTGCGTGCGTCAGAGGAATGGAAATACGTCGACCGAGAAGTCGATATTCGTCTTACGCAAGCACAGGTCTAA
- a CDS encoding DNA cytosine methyltransferase, with translation MSRAGFRHAAVVEWDHDACETFRHNQALHAHDVDEWPLFEGDVREFDLAGVGRDVMVISGGPPCQPFSMGGKARGFRDERDMFPQAVRAVRELRPRAFIFENVKGLLRQSFASYFEYILLQLSHPELTRRKSETWDRHRSRLERHHTSNTERATYNVVFRLLNAANYGVPQRRERVFLVGFRSDLGIQWNFPEETHSENALLRDQWVTGEYWERHRVAKRNRPLLSPRLEGRIAKLREGAFFDAAFPWRTVRDAICGLPDPEKNPRNGIPNHQFNPGARSYPGHTGSPLDEPAKTLKAGDHGVPGGENMLARLDGSVRYFTVREAARLQTFPDDYIFRGSWTETMRQLGNAVPVRLAEVIAGSVAETLRSSETGIGGGLAAA, from the coding sequence ATGTCCCGCGCCGGCTTCCGACACGCCGCAGTCGTCGAATGGGATCACGACGCTTGCGAGACATTTCGGCATAACCAAGCACTGCACGCCCACGACGTTGATGAGTGGCCACTCTTCGAGGGCGACGTGCGCGAGTTTGACTTAGCCGGCGTCGGCCGTGACGTGATGGTCATCTCAGGCGGGCCGCCATGCCAACCCTTTTCGATGGGCGGCAAGGCCCGCGGCTTTCGTGACGAGCGCGACATGTTCCCCCAAGCGGTTCGCGCCGTGCGAGAGCTTCGGCCGAGAGCGTTCATATTCGAAAACGTGAAGGGCCTGCTCCGGCAGTCCTTCGCGTCGTACTTCGAGTACATCCTCCTGCAACTCTCGCACCCTGAACTCACGCGGCGAAAGAGCGAAACTTGGGATCGCCATCGCTCTCGGCTTGAACGCCATCACACATCAAACACCGAACGGGCAACCTACAACGTAGTCTTCCGACTGCTCAACGCTGCTAACTACGGGGTACCTCAGCGGCGCGAGCGCGTCTTCCTGGTCGGGTTCCGCTCCGACCTTGGCATCCAATGGAACTTTCCCGAGGAAACGCATAGCGAGAATGCGCTACTCCGGGATCAGTGGGTAACGGGGGAGTATTGGGAAAGGCATCGAGTCGCGAAGCGAAACAGGCCGCTTCTCTCGCCTCGTCTTGAAGGCCGCATCGCCAAGTTGCGTGAAGGCGCTTTCTTCGACGCCGCCTTCCCGTGGAGAACGGTCCGTGACGCGATCTGCGGCCTCCCAGATCCGGAAAAAAATCCGCGGAACGGCATCCCGAACCACCAGTTCAATCCCGGAGCGCGCAGCTACCCAGGTCACACGGGAAGCCCACTAGATGAACCAGCCAAGACATTGAAAGCGGGCGATCATGGCGTGCCAGGGGGTGAGAACATGCTAGCCCGCCTGGATGGCTCAGTTCGCTATTTCACTGTGCGAGAGGCCGCGCGTCTGCAGACTTTCCCGGATGACTACATCTTCCGTGGCTCCTGGACGGAAACCATGCGCCAGCTCGGCAACGCAGTGCCGGTTCGCCTGGCGGAAGTGATCGCTGGCTCGGTTGCCGAAACGCTGCGGTCGTCCGAAACTGGAATAGGCGGAGGACTCGCGGCCGCGTGA
- a CDS encoding recombinase family protein, with protein MLVGYMRVSSDSDRQSTNLQRDALLAVGVDARHLFEDHASGAKDDRAGLARALEFVRPGDVLVVWKLDRLGRSLSHLLAIVTSLKKKQVAFRSLTENLDTTTPSGEFLFQVFGALAQYERALIQERVVAGLAAARKRGRIGGRPQAITGEKLEAIVAALDGGMSKAAVCRNFGVKRTTLIETLARVGWTGSRGASSR; from the coding sequence ATGTTGGTAGGTTACATGCGCGTGTCGTCGGACTCCGACCGCCAGAGCACGAACTTGCAGCGCGATGCGCTGCTCGCCGTCGGCGTCGATGCGCGGCATCTGTTCGAGGATCATGCTTCCGGCGCGAAGGACGACCGCGCGGGCCTGGCGCGGGCGCTCGAATTCGTTCGCCCTGGCGACGTGTTGGTCGTGTGGAAGCTCGACCGGCTCGGCCGTTCGTTGTCGCACTTGCTCGCCATCGTGACCTCGCTCAAGAAAAAGCAGGTGGCGTTCCGCTCGCTGACGGAGAACCTGGATACCACGACGCCCTCGGGCGAGTTTCTGTTCCAGGTGTTCGGCGCGCTCGCGCAGTACGAACGCGCCTTGATCCAGGAACGTGTCGTCGCCGGTCTGGCTGCCGCCCGCAAACGCGGCCGGATCGGCGGCCGGCCGCAGGCGATCACCGGCGAGAAGCTGGAGGCCATCGTCGCTGCGCTCGATGGCGGCATGTCCAAGGCGGCGGTGTGCCGCAACTTCGGCGTCAAGCGAACCACGCTGATCGAGACCCTGGCACGGGTTGGTTGGACGGGCTCTCGTGGAGCGTCATCGCGATGA